In Silene latifolia isolate original U9 population chromosome X, ASM4854445v1, whole genome shotgun sequence, the following proteins share a genomic window:
- the LOC141620222 gene encoding uncharacterized protein At1g08160-like, translating into MGKGTTICCIGFTFLVLAGVAVLIAWSVDKVRTPSFSINQASISDYNLTSDNRLNATFMLVVKSHNHDPKYTIKYNSIMVAIFHDTYTLAYVTNVGPWIQHHGEDFVFTSQPVARNFTILDSAVAADLRNETNEGQLKFDVRIRTYVRFEVKGWKRKGYTLGIVCAPLVINLASGKTFEGTNCNVDRF; encoded by the coding sequence ATGGGAAAAGGAACAACAATTTGTTGCATAGGCTTCACATTTCTTGTACTAGCAGGCGTAGCGGTATTAATCGCATGGTCTGTCGACAAAGTTAGAACCCCGAGTTTCTCAATTAATCAAGCCTCAATCAGCGACTACAATTTAACCTCTGACAACCGGCTTAACGCCACCTTCATGTTGGTGGTCAAGTCACATAACCACGATCCTAAGTACACCATCAAGTACAATAGCATTATGGTTGCAATTTTCCATGATACGTATACATTAGCGTACGTGACTAATGTCGGCCCGTGGATCCAACACCACGGGGAGGATTTCGTCTTCACTTCCCAGCCTGTGGCACGTAATTTTACAATCTTGGACTCGGCCGTCGCGGCTGATCTAAGGAATGAGACTAATGAAGGGCAGTTGAAGTTTGATGTTAGAATTAGGACTTACGTGAGATTTGAAGTGAAAGGATGGAAACGTAAGGGTTACACTTTAGGGATTGTTTGTGCTCCTTTGGTAATTAATTTGGCTTCTGGGAAGACTTTTGAAGGGACAAATTGTAATGTTGATCGATTTTGA